One window of Myripristis murdjan chromosome 8, fMyrMur1.1, whole genome shotgun sequence genomic DNA carries:
- the LOC115363958 gene encoding somatostatin receptor type 5 produces the protein MGDFSVPVLEMMDGMWDNSSFLSSGLPLFPFMFNSSIFNESLFNCTNSTNTTDLKVPSGPSVEGVLIPLIYIIVCIIGLGGNTLVIHIVLHYSKTESVTNIYILNLAIADELFMFSLPFLAAQNTLQSWPFGSFMCRLVMTVDSINHFTSIFCLTLMSIDRYLAVVHPIRSSKWRRPQVAKVVNGTVWALAFLVVLPVVIFANIQKAGGTCNIAWPKPTEIWQAAFIIYTSTVGFFCPLLIICLCYLLIVVKIRSSGKKVHATSTKRRKSERKVTRMVVIVVAVFVFCWLPFYALNIVNLLVSLPPDYHGLYYFVVVLGYANSCANPIVYGFLSDNFKRGFRKALCRSSRKVENHEPMERQQQQSEGRRVLMPRESLRRAIRNEDEDEEEDISEMTEIYRISQNGNSSLQPQTSQALFLAAQGATELSSPEKKAKVRDNNGKDPGNGPTLAVPSLLKGAKNGSIKTLPEEALDQSTSLEISYL, from the coding sequence ATGGGCGACTTCTCAGTTCCCGTGCTGGAGATGATGGATGGGATGTGGGACAACAGcagcttcctctcctctggccTCCCCCTGTTCCCGTTCATGTTCAATAGCTCCATCTTCAACGAGAGCCTGTTCAACTGCACCAACTCCACCAACACCACCGATCTCAAGGTACCCTCAGGTCCCAGTGTAGAGGGGGTGCTCATCCCGCTTATATACATAATTGTCTGTATCATTGGCCTGGGCGGAAACACCTTGGTCATTCACATCGTGCTGCACTACTCCAAGACAGAGTCGGTGACCAACATCTACATCCTGAACCTGGCCATAGCCGACGAGCTGTTCATGTTCAGCCTGCCGTTCCTGGCTGCCCAGAACACCCTCCAGTCTTGGCCCTTTGGCTCCTTCATGTGCCGCCTGGTCATGACCGTGGACTCCATCAACCATTTCACCAGCATCTTCTGCCTGACGTTGATGAGCATTGACCGCTACCTGGCCGTGGTGCACCCCATTCGCTCCTCGAAGTGGCGGCGCCCTCAGGTGGCCAAAGTGGTGAACGGCACGGTGTGGGCGCTGGCCTTCCTGGTCGTCCTGCCCGTGGTGATCTTCGCCAACATCCAGAAGGCGGGCGGCACCTGCAACATCGCCTGGCCAAAGCCGACTGAAATCTGGCAGGCGGCCTTCATCATCTACACCTCCACGGTGGGATTCTTCTGCCCGCTCCTCATCATCTGCCTCTGCTACCTGCTCATCGTCGTCAAGATTCGCAGCTCCGGGAAAAAGGTCCACGCCACCTCGACCAAGCGCAGGAAGTCGGAGCGGAAGGTAACGCGCATGGTGGTGATTGTGGTGGCCGTGTTTGTCTTCTGCTGGCTGCCCTTCTATGCCCTCAACATCGTGAATCTGCTGGTATCGCTGCCCCCAGATTACCACGGCCTTTACTACTTTGTTGTGGTGCTTGGCTACGCGAACAGCTGCGCCAACCCCATCGTCTATGGCTTCCTGTCAGACAACTTCAAGAGGGGTTTCCGCAAAGCCCTCTGCCGCTCCTCGAGGAAGGTGGAGAACCACGAGCCCATggagcggcagcagcagcagtcagaggggaggagggtgcTCATGCCTCGGGAGAGCCTCCGAAGGGCGATCCGAAATGAGGATGAGGACGAAGAGGAAGATATCTCAGAAATGACTGAGATCTACAGAATTTCGCAGAACGGTAACAGCAGCTTACAGCCGCAGACTTCCCAGGCCCTGTTCTTAGCAGCTCAAGGGGCAACAGAGCTGTCGTCCCCAGAAAAGAAAGCCAAAGTCAGGGACAACAACGGCAAAGACCCAGGCAATGGGCCAACTCTGGCTGTGCCATCGCTTCTCAAAGGAGCCAAAAACGGGAGCATCAAAACCCTGCCAGAGGAAGCCTTGGACCAGAGCACCTCACTGGAGATAAGTTACTTATAG